The DNA region GTAGGTCCGCAATACTTCTTCCACAATCGCTTCGAAATCCAGCACCAGCCCTTGTTGCTTGGCGTTCTGTAGCCGCTGCCGGATCACACTGTAGGCCACCGTGGCCCGCGCTTCTTCGTCCACCCGCTGCCGGTTCGCCTGCCAGCGCGTAATCAGCTCTTCCAGCGGCTCGGCCCCGTCGCTGTCGGCGTGCTCCAGTTGCCGGTGCAACACGGTTTGTAACAGATCGAACTGTTCGCGCTCCTCCGCCTGTTGGGCCGCTTTTCGCAGAAACTGCCACGCCAGCGCATCGTGCCCGCTTTCCAGCAGGTATTCGGCCAGGGAGAGTAGCCCGGTGATGGAAGCGGTCTGGGCCTGATCGTCCTGCCACCGTTTCAGCAGGATAAATTCGATGACCTGTTGCAGCAACCGTTGGCGCACGGCGTAATACGCGACCGGGTTGGGCGCTTCGGGGTAAAGGCGCTGACTCAGCTCTTCGGTCGAAACGTCGCGCGCCTGCCGCAGTAGTCGGAAGAGTTGCAAATCTTTCCGGTCTTTCCGCGTGCGCTGGCGTTGCACAAACTGCGCGAAGCGCTTCTGCTCCTCGGCCGAAAACGTCGCGATGATGGTTTTCAGGTCATCCATGCGGAAAAAGAATGGGTCGCAACACCGAAGCAGTCATCGAGATGGCTTCGTCCGATTGGTCAAACGCTTCAATGGAAAGAAAGCCGTGGATCATGGTTTCGTACACCACCAACTGGGTCGGCACGCCCGCTGCCTGTAACTTCTTCGCGTAGGCTTCGCCCTCGCTGCGCAACGGGTCGAATCCGGCCAGCACCACCAGCGCGGGCGGCAAGTTTTCAAATTCCTTCGCCAGCAGGGGAGAAGCGTAGGGACGAGAGCGGTCGGCCGTGTCGGGCAGGTACTGCCGCGTGTACCATTGGATGCGTTCCGTGGTGATGCCGTAGTCCCGTCCGTAGCGCTGGTGCGAGGGCGTGGCAAAGTCGAGCGACTGGGTCGCCGGATAGAACAGTACCTGATAAGCAATCGATGGGCCGTGGCGGTCGCGCGCCATCTGGGCTACCACCGCCGCGAGGTTTCCGCCTGCGCTGTCGCCCATCACCGCCAGGCGCGTGCTGTCGCCCCCGAGCGCCGCCGCGTGCTGCGCCACCCAGCGAAGCGCGGCGTACGCATCGTTGGCCGCGGCGGGAAACGGATGCTCCGGCGCGAGTCGGTAATCAACCGAAACGATGATGGCGCCGGTTTTCTGGGCGAGGCGGGCGCAGACTCCATTGTATTCATCGAGGCTCCCGAACACAAAGCCTCCGCCGTGGAAATACAAAACCACGGGCAGCGCTGACGCTTCCGGCTCGGTTGCCGGAAAGTACAGCCGGAGGGGCAACTTCCCCGCTTCCGCCGAAAGGAAGGTATCGACCACTGCCGCGATACGCGCCCGGTACGCATCGCTCAGCTTCAGGTCTTCTTCCGCAAACCGGGCGCGCAATTGCGCAACGGGTTGAGTGATATCGGGCGGCGTGTACACCAGACGTAACCCGATGGTGGCTTTGTAGTCGAGTGGGCCGTAAGGCGTCTGCGTCCACCGGTAGACCACCAGCGCCACCACGCCAATCAAGGTAAGCAGCACGATCCCGGCAAGCATTGCCGCCTGTCTTATGCCTCGATATTGCATTCTTTAATGTCTAATCGATATAGATTCAAGATATTGATTATCAAACAGTTGTTGTGAAATCACATTGTTTGCTGGCATCTAATCTAACGGATTTTCGGTTCGCGATCCGTAGTCCTGTGCTCTACCTTCGTTCCTGTTCACACTAAAACACGAATGTTATGGACAATCATCTTTTGAACAAGAACACCGCCGCCTACCGCTTCATGACGTGGGCCTCGTTTGTACTGGCCCTGGGACTGACCCTCGGGGGCGTTTGGCTGATGGAATCCCCAAGCTGGATGAAGTTTTACCTCGTGATGGGCGTCTTCTTCCTGATCAGTTCTGCCTTTACCCTCGCCAAAACGCTGCGCGACGATTTCGAGAACGAACGCCTCGTCAACCGCCTGAGCGGGGCGAAGACCGAAAAGATATTGAAGGAATACGAAGACATGACCTACTAACATGAGAGACTTATGGAAACGACTGGCCCGCATCCGTCAGGCCGAACTGCACGTGGCCGTCGACCGCCTGGAAGACCCGGTGGTGATGACGCCGCAGGGCATCCGCGAACTGAAAGCCGACCTGGCGCGTGCCCTGCGCGGACTGGCGTCGATCAAGGGGGCGCTGCAACGTACCCGCCGCGAAGAGGAACAGGCGCAACAACAGGCGGCCTCGTACGAAGAGAAAGCAACGCAACTCCTGCAAAAAAGTGCGGACGGTGCGGTGGAGCCTGCCCTGGCCGACCGCCTCGCGACCGAAGCGCTGAGTCGCCAGCAGGAACACCAGCACCGCGCCGACCGCCTGACCCTGGAGCGGGAGAAACTGGAAATGTCCGTCCGTAAAATGGAATGCCAGGTACAACAGATGCAGGAGCACATCCAGACGTGGCAGAACGAATACCGCGTGTTGCGCGCGCGCTCCACCGTGAGTCAGGCCATCCAACAGGCCGAACGCCACCGCCTGCCCCTCGCCAGTTCGGACACGACCGAGATGCTGGAGCGCATGCGCGACAAGGTCGACGAGCAGGAAGCGCTGGCCAACGCCTACGGACAACTGGCCGATGCCGATCA from Catalinimonas alkaloidigena includes:
- a CDS encoding YiaA/YiaB family inner membrane protein is translated as MDNHLLNKNTAAYRFMTWASFVLALGLTLGGVWLMESPSWMKFYLVMGVFFLISSAFTLAKTLRDDFENERLVNRLSGAKTEKILKEYEDMTY
- a CDS encoding alpha/beta hydrolase codes for the protein MLAGIVLLTLIGVVALVVYRWTQTPYGPLDYKATIGLRLVYTPPDITQPVAQLRARFAEEDLKLSDAYRARIAAVVDTFLSAEAGKLPLRLYFPATEPEASALPVVLYFHGGGFVFGSLDEYNGVCARLAQKTGAIIVSVDYRLAPEHPFPAAANDAYAALRWVAQHAAALGGDSTRLAVMGDSAGGNLAAVVAQMARDRHGPSIAYQVLFYPATQSLDFATPSHQRYGRDYGITTERIQWYTRQYLPDTADRSRPYASPLLAKEFENLPPALVVLAGFDPLRSEGEAYAKKLQAAGVPTQLVVYETMIHGFLSIEAFDQSDEAISMTASVLRPILFPHG
- a CDS encoding PspA/IM30 family protein — protein: MRDLWKRLARIRQAELHVAVDRLEDPVVMTPQGIRELKADLARALRGLASIKGALQRTRREEEQAQQQAASYEEKATQLLQKSADGAVEPALADRLATEALSRQQEHQHRADRLTLEREKLEMSVRKMECQVQQMQEHIQTWQNEYRVLRARSTVSQAIQQAERHRLPLASSDTTEMLERMRDKVDEQEALANAYGQLADADQCLDREIDKTLKQDEASAALQALKSKLGLKRANGDAKD